CGAGTGCTGTAAGGACTCAGACAGACTATACTTTAATATTACCTGACTCGCACTCGGCTTTGGTTTCGTTGAGATCCTTGCTGTCACCCACAAACTGACAGATGGAGAAGAGACGACATCCTCTCTGACAGGCGTACAGCGCCTCCTCCTAATCACAAAACAGGCCAAATGCGTTAAAGAAACGCGTCTTATTCCGCTTCCCTCAATGTTATTGTTCTAACATTACAATGCATAAGCTCCTAATAACGCAAACTAACGACTGGCTAAAAATCTCAATAGCGTTTCTTTGTTAGTAAACAAGCTGTAACTGGTTGAACGTCTCGCACTCACCCGTGGATAAGTGTGCAAACTGTAAGTCATCTGACATGTTTTATGACAAGACGCCGTGTTTCCCAAAACACCATCGAAGACGTCGGAAGATGCATATGTGCTCGTAAGTACGCAGCAAAAACTCATCAAAATCCCGCAGGACTTTATTGCACTCATTTTTGAGAATTACCAAACATCGACTAAACGATCCTTCCTTGTTTGTGTACTTGCGGAAATGTCGTGGGATCGGTGTCTACGCACTTCCTATACTGCGCAAGCGCCATGAAGTCATTGCATAATGCATAAGTAGTTTTATCAGGGTTTTCAGACGACGGTCCCTGACATAAAAATAGGATTCAACTAaataattttgtacaaaataaaaaacggATTTACAAAGATAGCGCTTGCAATatttttgctcttttgttggatttgattgcttctattgtcctcatttggataaaagtgtctgctaaataaatgtaaacaatacaATACATCTAATAGTACAGTGGATACTAAAAACACTCAATACATAACTAAAGATTTAccaaatgtataaattaaatttattattattatttttaattttaggttgATCATATTTGGGGGTCCGTGGAATTTAAAAGATTGAAAACCCTGGCTTAGAATGAaacttttataaaatatcttaaattaaaatgattatttggGATGTATTCACAAAACTAagccatttcaaataaaagtcaCATAAATTGTGTCTTTATTGAAAAGCAAACATCTATACAACTGAAACTTACACTAGTTTAATTTAAGTCAGTTTCAAGGGATCTAAAaacaatgaccaaaaaaaaataaaaataaaaataaaaaaataagacaatAGTTTTCATGTTGATGGAGGATTGCCCCAACCACTGCAGTTATTTTCTTTTCGGACACTTTGAACATCAAAGGAAGCTCCTAAATGACATTATAAAACACCCAATAGATGACCCTTGAACACTGTTCTTGTGCCAATGTGAGTGAGCGAGCTTCAAAAGGAGGGGTGAAAGAGGGAAATGTCCTTCACACTGATTTACAGGACAAATTTGAGGCACAAAAGACAACCCAGGCATCTTCCCATAATAGCCAGAAGTCtcagtgtttgctttttttGGATTTCTTGTGAGAACGGTGCGGTGATCGTGACCGAGATCTGGATTTCTTTGAGGATTTTTTGGGTGTTCTCGATCTGGACCTGCGCGACCTCTTAGGTGTTCTTGGGGGTGAGGGAGacctaaaataataattaaaaaaaatgagtaaTAACGTCCATAACCATGCATGTACTGAAAGACAAAGACAAGCCACAGGATTGAGTTTTATGCTGTGACAATGAAGATTAAGAGAGGATACTGTTAGTTTACCTTTTAGATGACTTGCGGTTACTTTCTCTTGGAGAGTCTTTATAAGACGACCGAGAGGTGTCTTTTGTATAGGATCTATCGGAGCGCTCTGATCGTGGTGAGGGCGACCTGCCGCGCCTACTGCTGCTACTTCGGGTGGGACTGGGAGAGGGACTATGCCTCCGTTTTCTGGGAAggaaataaaattgtttaaagaCAAACGTATTAAACAAATGTCTCTATTTCTTAAATCCTGAAGTAATGTTGAGGTATCTTACTTTTCTTTTCTGCCCGGTGTGGAGTCATCTTTGTCCTTCTCTTTGTGGGATACATCAGATTtatctttctcttttctctctttttctttctctttgtctttctcCGTCTCTTTCTCCTTCTCCTGAAGAATGTCCAAAAATAGTGGTTTccaacaaaataataacactaaagaaacaccaaaaacaaaaaaaaaatcaaaactaaCCCGCTGTAGTAACTTGTCCCGGTAAAGCTCTACTTGTTCTTGAATACTCTGTCCAGATTTTTTGGGTCGTTTTCCAGATTCAAGCTCATCTTGAAACTTCATGACTTTAAGCTATAACAGACAAAGAAAAATGACTGAGATCTCTAAACAGCTTTCAAGCATGTGAAGAATTGTGTTTAGTACATTTAGCATTTAGGTATACCTCGATTTCTCGCAGTTTGGCACGTTTCTCCTCGCTCATCTCAGAAAACTTAGCAGACTTTAAATCGTATTCTTCTCTAACAGGATTACTGTAGGACTGCTGGTCTGCAGCGCTGGAGCTCTTGAGAGAGTCTTTACTCTCAGTTTCCCGTGTTGCACTATGACAAGAATGTGAAAATTAGTTAAAAACAAGAATTTCTATGGCATTCCTATGACCTTTCCATTATTTAAATTCCACAAGTTTCACAAACTAAGTAGAACTAGTAAAACTTACCTCGTTTTACTTTTTTCAGATTCATCTGGTAGATCAAATATTTCCCATTTTGACGTGGTtacagctaaaaaaaaagagataaaaaTCATGGTGATTTCAAAATTCTACAAGGAGATTAAGCTTCAGACAATGTTATAAATGTCATCTGGACTAACCTTGAGCCTCCAAAGCAGCACCATCCACTTCCTCCCATTTTGACGGGGCTACCTTGAAGCCTGGTTTTTGATccactgaaaacaaaaaatagagagaaaaaaaaaagggcattgaagatttttattttagaacATCTGCCCTGACATtcataaattgtaattttaaagtacattcTTTTCGATTTTTGAATAGAGTGATGTGTTGAGTTTACCAAGTAGGTAACTAAGTGTatgaaagttaaataaaaaataaaaataaaataaaaaatcaatgtTGTCAGCATTCTTACAAGGAATGCCATCTAGATCATCATCTGTCCCCTTGATGGGCATTCCATCCAGGTCGTCAAGTGGTGCACCATCAATTGGCGCTCCATCTATGGGCATGCCGTCAACATCATCCAAAGGAGCACCATCCAGCTCCTCCTCCACAATAGGAGCACCATCAATGTCCTCTGACCTTTCTGGTTGCtaagtgaaaatgaaataaacatccAATCTGTCAGTTCATGTCTAGATGAATTGTGACTTAACTCAAACCTAACCATTGAAAATCTATGAATCATAACTCAATCAGTCAATCTCTACGAAGCTAACCTCTGGCAACAGCTCTGCAGGCTCCTTTTCAGGATCGAGACTGACGAGGCCCAGGAAGATGTTCTGAAGTTTAATCAGGAATGGATCGGGATACACTGCCCAGTCCTCCCACGCACGGAAACAGGACATTACTCGTTGCTGTGAGGACCAAAATTGAAAAACATCAACTCCaatctttaaaacagaaaaccatTGCGTGTTAAAAGAGCAAAATAGCGCACCTTGAAATTCTCGGATTGTAAATGGCCCTGTATTGTCTtataagtggcatttagatcAGAAAATATCTGGCAGAGTTTAGTTTCAAAGctgtaaaagaataaaaacaaaacacattgaATAAACTGACAAACAAGAATAAATACCTTGATtgtgcatttaaaaatcattcttaGACTTACAATTTTCTGTAATAGGAGGCATTAGTAACTTTTGCAGATGAGTTATACAGCACATCTGACACCAAATATAACCTTGCAATCTGAAGGACGACAgaaatgcacatgtaaacaaAAGTGATGAGACACACACAAAATCCTTTATTAATCGTAATTCTGCTGTGTAAGAGTGACCTTCTTTGGCAGAGGTGTTTTAAGTATGGACAGAGACTCCGCGATGCATTCCACAATCTCTTCGGCCGCGTCAGCACGCGTGAGGCAGAAAAACATGGCGTCAGCTATGTCGCTCTTCCTTGGCGTGAGACCTCGGAGTAACTCCTCCAATTTATCCCTCTCGCTGCAGAAGAGGAGAATATTAAGTACACATAACCAACAATATTGGCTACAACCAAAAGCCTAGTAGCTCCATACTAGAAGGATTGGATATCTTCATAAACTCCAGATTTTGATAGATAGACATACTCGTCTTTCAACGCGCCCTTCTTGCTAgtttcatcatcttcatcatcatcatcacgcTCCTCATCTTCAGGAGTGCCATGTAAATACGGGTTGAGAGGTGGTGGTCGCCAGAGAGATCCGTTCTTAAATATTCTGAAGtcttctgttttccattttgtTGGAGATTCGCCCTGTGAGTggagatatttttttttattttacagctgAACACATTTCACATGTTTCtgacaaaagaataaaaatcaGACTAACCTGTAATATGGTGTATAACTTCCACCGGTAATAAACATGAGCAGGACTttgattttcaaataaaaacctgttgaattttaacaaaaaacaacaatgttTGATTTAAGGACATTATCAGTATACaagtaaactcaaaaaaaaaatcatacgaATGCAATTGGAGTTATATTCAAATATGTCCTCTGTGATTACATTTGTGATGCTTCTTGCACGAAGACGACTTATTCTTAATTGGAAACAAAACCCCCCCCCCGACTTGGATGAGAGAGAGGTCATGCAGTATCTTCAGTTAGAAAGAATTAGGTTTTCTATAAAGGATAAAGCTTCTAAGTTCTATGACACTTGGGGATGCTTCATAGACTATTTTGAAAGTGACAAGGTGTTGCttccactttgaaacatttGTGACAGCTGGGAAGGgtattaaaatttcattttgttaTGAAAGGTGTGATGTTTCTGCAGTGTTGTAATTTCAATCTAAGTacgtttttgttctgttttgttctctctctttaCGAGAAACAATAAagagaatgttaaaaaaaaaaaaaagtccttgctcttccaagctttataatgacaGTGGGTG
This portion of the Onychostoma macrolepis isolate SWU-2019 chromosome 02, ASM1243209v1, whole genome shotgun sequence genome encodes:
- the u2surp gene encoding U2 snRNP-associated SURP motif-containing protein isoform X2 — encoded protein: MADKTPGGAQKANSKALLESKLKAFSIGKMAVAKRTLSKKEQDELKKKEDERAAAEIYEEFLAAFEGGEGKVKTFVRGGIANATKEEAAADEKKGKLYKPKSRVLEAKSFLPLETPPQFLAIDKRNASKKGDKEKKKSNLELFKEELKQIQEERDERHRLKGRVSRFEPLPSVEGRRSFLDDSAPGSHDVGDPTTTNLYLGNINPQMNEEMLCQEFGRYGPLASVKIMWPRTDEERARERNCGFVAFMTRRDAERALKHLNGKMIMNFEMKLGWGKGVPIPPHPIYIPPSMMEHTLPPPPSGLPFNAQPKERLKNPNAPMPPPPKCKEEFEKTLSQAIVKVVIPTERNLLSLIHRMIEFVVREGPMFEAMIMNREINNPLYRFLFENQSPAHVYYRWKLYTILQGESPTKWKTEDFRIFKNGSLWRPPPLNPYLHGTPEDEERDDDDEDDETSKKGALKDDERDKLEELLRGLTPRKSDIADAMFFCLTRADAAEEIVECIAESLSILKTPLPKKIARLYLVSDVLYNSSAKVTNASYYRKFFETKLCQIFSDLNATYKTIQGHLQSENFKQRVMSCFRAWEDWAVYPDPFLIKLQNIFLGLVSLDPEKEPAELLPEQPERSEDIDGAPIVEEELDGAPLDDVDGMPIDGAPIDGAPLDDLDGMPIKGTDDDLDGIPLDQKPGFKVAPSKWEEVDGAALEAQAVTTSKWEIFDLPDESEKSKTSATRETESKDSLKSSSAADQQSYSNPVREEYDLKSAKFSEMSEEKRAKLREIELKVMKFQDELESGKRPKKSGQSIQEQVELYRDKLLQREKEKETEKDKEKEKERKEKDKSDVSHKEKDKDDSTPGRKEKKRRHSPSPSPTRSSSSRRGRSPSPRSERSDRSYTKDTSRSSYKDSPRESNRKSSKRSPSPPRTPKRSRRSRSRTPKKSSKKSRSRSRSPHRSHKKSKKSKH
- the u2surp gene encoding U2 snRNP-associated SURP motif-containing protein isoform X1, with product MADKTPGGAQKANSKALLESKLKAFSIGKMAVAKRTLSKKEQDELKKKEDERAAAEIYEEFLAAFEGGEGKVKTFVRGGIANATKEEAAADEKKGKLYKPKSRVLEAKSFLPLETPPQFLAIDKRNASKKGDKEKKKSNLELFKEELKQIQEERDERHRLKGRVSRFEPLPSVEGRRSSDGSSRRNRPSSVLDDSAPGSHDVGDPTTTNLYLGNINPQMNEEMLCQEFGRYGPLASVKIMWPRTDEERARERNCGFVAFMTRRDAERALKHLNGKMIMNFEMKLGWGKGVPIPPHPIYIPPSMMEHTLPPPPSGLPFNAQPKERLKNPNAPMPPPPKCKEEFEKTLSQAIVKVVIPTERNLLSLIHRMIEFVVREGPMFEAMIMNREINNPLYRFLFENQSPAHVYYRWKLYTILQGESPTKWKTEDFRIFKNGSLWRPPPLNPYLHGTPEDEERDDDDEDDETSKKGALKDDERDKLEELLRGLTPRKSDIADAMFFCLTRADAAEEIVECIAESLSILKTPLPKKIARLYLVSDVLYNSSAKVTNASYYRKFFETKLCQIFSDLNATYKTIQGHLQSENFKQRVMSCFRAWEDWAVYPDPFLIKLQNIFLGLVSLDPEKEPAELLPEQPERSEDIDGAPIVEEELDGAPLDDVDGMPIDGAPIDGAPLDDLDGMPIKGTDDDLDGIPLDQKPGFKVAPSKWEEVDGAALEAQAVTTSKWEIFDLPDESEKSKTSATRETESKDSLKSSSAADQQSYSNPVREEYDLKSAKFSEMSEEKRAKLREIELKVMKFQDELESGKRPKKSGQSIQEQVELYRDKLLQREKEKETEKDKEKEKERKEKDKSDVSHKEKDKDDSTPGRKEKKRRHSPSPSPTRSSSSRRGRSPSPRSERSDRSYTKDTSRSSYKDSPRESNRKSSKRSPSPPRTPKRSRRSRSRTPKKSSKKSRSRSRSPHRSHKKSKKSKH
- the u2surp gene encoding U2 snRNP-associated SURP motif-containing protein isoform X3; amino-acid sequence: MIEFVVREGPMFEAMIMNREINNPLYRFLFENQSPAHVYYRWKLYTILQGESPTKWKTEDFRIFKNGSLWRPPPLNPYLHGTPEDEERDDDDEDDETSKKGALKDDERDKLEELLRGLTPRKSDIADAMFFCLTRADAAEEIVECIAESLSILKTPLPKKIARLYLVSDVLYNSSAKVTNASYYRKFFETKLCQIFSDLNATYKTIQGHLQSENFKQRVMSCFRAWEDWAVYPDPFLIKLQNIFLGLVSLDPEKEPAELLPEQPERSEDIDGAPIVEEELDGAPLDDVDGMPIDGAPIDGAPLDDLDGMPIKGTDDDLDGIPLDQKPGFKVAPSKWEEVDGAALEAQAVTTSKWEIFDLPDESEKSKTSATRETESKDSLKSSSAADQQSYSNPVREEYDLKSAKFSEMSEEKRAKLREIELKVMKFQDELESGKRPKKSGQSIQEQVELYRDKLLQREKEKETEKDKEKEKERKEKDKSDVSHKEKDKDDSTPGRKEKKRRHSPSPSPTRSSSSRRGRSPSPRSERSDRSYTKDTSRSSYKDSPRESNRKSSKRSPSPPRTPKRSRRSRSRTPKKSSKKSRSRSRSPHRSHKKSKKSKH